One Mycobacterium paraseoulense genomic window, GCACCGAGCTGCGCCGCGCGCCGCGGCTGGGGCTGGACATCGACATCGACGACGCCAAGATCTCGCTGCCGCAGATTCACGCCCGGGTGAAGCAACTGGCCACGGAGCAGTCGGCCGACATCACCGAACAGCTGCTCAGCGTGGGCGTGCACGTGGTCGCCGGGCACGGCGAGCTGATCGACCCCACGCCGGGGCTGGCCTGCCACCGCGTCAAGGCGACCGCGGCCGACGGCACCGTCAGCGAGTACGCGGCCGACGTCGTGCTGATCGCGACCGGCGCCAGCCCCCGTGTCCTGCCGTCGGCCCAGCCCGACGGCGAGCGCATCCTGACCTGGCGGCAGCTCTACAACCTCGACGCGCTGCCCGAGCACCTCGTCGTGGTCGGGTCGGGCGTCACCGGCGCCGAGTTCGTGCACGCCTACACCGAGCTGGGCGTGCCGGTGACCGTGGTCGCCAGCCGGGACCGGGTGTTGCCCTACGAGGACGCCGACGCCGCGCTGGTCCTGGAGGAGGCGTTCTCCGAACGAGGCGTCCAGTTGGTCAAGAACGCCCGCGCCCAATCGGTCACCCGCACCGACGACGGCGTGCTGGTCACCCTGGCCGACGGGCGCACCGTCGAGGGCAGCCACGCCCTGATGACCATCGGGTCGGTCCCCAACACCGGCGGCCTCGGCCTGGACCGGGTCGGCATCGAGCTGGGCCGCGGCGGCTACCTGACCGTGGACCGGGTGTCGCGGACCTCGGTGGCCGGCATCTACGCCGCGGGGGACTGCACAGGCTTGCTGCCCCTGGCGTCGGTGGCCGCCATGCAGGGCCGGATCGCGATGTATCACGCGCTTGGCGAGGGCGTCAGCCCGATCCGGTTGCGCACGGTGGCGGCCACGGTGTTCACCCGGCCGGAGATCGCGGCCGTCGGCGTGCCGCAGACGATGATCGACGACGGTTCGGTGTCGGCCCGCACGATCATGCTGCCGCTGCGGACCAACGCGCGGGCCAAAATGTCCGGGCTGCGACAGGGTTTCGTGAAGATGTTCTGCCGCAAGTCCACGGGCGTGGTCATCGGCGGCGTGGTGGTGGCCCCGATCGCTTCCGAACTCATCCTGCCGATCGCGGTGGCCGTCCAAAACCGCATCACCGTCACCGAGCTGGCGCAGACGCTCGCCGTTTATCCGTCGCTGTCCGGGTCGATCACCGAGGCCGCTCGTCGGCTGATGGCCCACGACGATCTGGACTAGCCTTGGTTCGACACCGTCCTACTGGCGAGTAACCGACAGGAGTTTCCGGTGAGGAGTCCGCTGCCGTGAGCAACCCGATACAGGCGCCCGACAGCGCCCAGACCTGGGCGGCTTCCACGTTGGGACCCCAGCAGCGCGCGCTGGCGTGGGAGCGACTGGGCGCCGAGCAGTTCGACGTCGTCGTCATCGGCGGCGGCGTGGTGGGCTCCGGCTGCGCGTTGGACGCGGCCACCCGCGGGCTCAAGGTGGCGCTGGTCGAGGCGCGCGATTTCGCGTCGGGCACGTCGAGCCGCTCGTCGAAGATGTTCCACGGCGGGCTGCGCTATCTCGAGCAGCTGGAGTTCGGGCTGGTGCGCGAGGCGCTCTACGAGCGGGAGCTGTCGCTGACCACCCTGGCGCCGCATCTGGTCAAGCCGATGCCGTTCTTGTTCCCCCTGACGAATCGGGTGTGGGAGCGTCCCTACGTCGCCGCGGGCATCTTCCTCTACGACCGGATGGGCGGCGCGAAATCCGTTCCCGCGCAAAAGCATCTGACCCGGGCTGGCGCGTTACGGTTGAGCCCGGGCCTCAAGCGCAGCGCGCTGATCGGCGGTATCCGCTACTACGACACCGTCGTCGACGACGCCCGGCACACCATGACCGTCGCCCGCACCGCCGCCCACTACGGCGCGGTGGTGCGGACCTCCACCCAGGTGGTCGCGATGCTGCGCGAGGGCGACCGGGTGACCGGCGTGCGGGTCCGCGACTCCGAGAACGGCGCCGTCGCCGAAGTTCGCGGCCACGTCGTCGTCAACGCGACCGGAGTATGGACCGACGAGATTCAGGCGCTGTCCAAGCAGCGCGGCCGGTTTCAGGTGCGCGCGTCCAAGGGCGTGCACGTGGTGGTGCCGCGCGACCGCATCGTCAGCGACGTCGCCATCATCCTGCGCACCGAGAAGTCGGTGATGTTCGTCATCCCGTGGGGCACCCACTGGATCATCGGCACCACCGACACCGACTGGAACCTGGACCTGGCCCACCCCGCGGCCACCAAGGCCGACATCGACTACATCCTGCAGACGGTCAACACCGTGCTCGCGATCCCGCTCACCCACGCCGACATCGACGGGGTGTACGCCGGGTTGCGGCCGCTGCTGGCCGGGGAGAGCGAGGAGACCTCCAAGCTGTCCCGCGAGCACGCGGTGGCGGTCCCCGCGCCGGGCCTGGTGGCCATCGCCGGCGGCAAGTACACCACCTATCGGGTGATGGCCGCCGACGCGATCGACGCCGCGGCCCAGTTCGTCCCGGCCCGGGTGGCACCGTCCATCACCGAGAAGGTCAGCCTGCTGGGCGCCGACGGCTACTTCGCGCTGGTCAATCAGGCGGAACACGTAGCGGCGCTTCAGGATTTGCATCCCTACCGGGTGCGGCACCTGCTGGACCGCTATGGCTCGCTGATCGGCGACGTGCTGGGTTTGGCGGCCGGCAACGCCGACCTGCTCAACCCCATCAAGGAGGCGCCGGGCTACCTCAAGGTGGAGGCGCTGTACGCCGTCACCGCCGAGGGGGCGCTGCACCTGGAGGACATTCTGGCCCGCCGGATGCGCATCTCCATCGAGTACTCCCACCGCGGCGTCGACTGCGCCCGCGAGGTCGCCGACGTGGTGGCGCCCGTCCTCGGCTGGAGCGCTGCGGACATCGAACGTGAGGTGGCCAACTACTCCGCGCGGGTGGAGGCCGAGATCTTGTCGCAGGCCCAGCCCGACGACGTATCGGCCGACGAGTTGCGGGCCAGCGCCCCGGAGGCGCGCGCCGAGATCCTCGAACCGGTACCGCTCAATTGAGGCCTGCGCCGCTTCCGGTGCGGGACGGCCTCGGCCCGGCGCGGGTGCGGCTGCGTGGCGGGCCGGTGCTGGACGAGCTGACCGACCGGTTCGGCGCGTCGGCGCGGTCGAAGGTGCTGGCCGGGGAGGTGGTCGACGCCCGGGGCGCGGTGGTCGACGAGGCCACGGTGCTTGGTGCCGGGTCCTTCGTCTACATGTATCGGGAACTGCCCGACGAGGTGCCCGTCCCCTTCGATATCCCGGTGCTTCATCGTGACGCGCACATCGTGGTGGTCGACAAGCCGCACTTCCTGGCCACCATGCCCCGGGGCCGGCACGTGGCGCAGACGGCGCTGGTGCGGCTGCGCCGGGAGCTGGGCCTGCCCGAGCTGAGCCCGGCCCATCGGCTCGACCGGCTGACCGCCGGGGTGCTGGTGTTCACGGTGCGCCGCGACATGCGTGGCGCCTATCAGACCCTGTTCTCCCGCGGAGTGGTGCGCAAGACGTATCTGGCGCGCGCGAGCGTCGACCCGGCCCTGGTGTTGCCGCGCGTGGTGCGCAGCCGGATCGTCAAGCGGCGCGGGGTTTTACAGGCCGTCTGCGAACCGGGCGCCCCCAACGCGGAGACGCTGGTGGAGCTCGTCCGCCCGGACGGCCTGTACCGGCTGACCCCACGCACCGGGCGCACCCACCAGCTGCGTGTGCACATGGCCGCGCTGGGCGTGCCGATCGACGGGGATCCGCTGTATCCCAACGTTATCGACGTGCCGCCCGAGGACTTCAGCACGCCGCTGCGGTTGCTGGCGCAGCGCATCGAGTTCGACGATCCACTGACGGGCGCTCGGCGCGAGTTCGTCAGCCGTCGAACGCTGGACTGAACCATTTGTCGGTCCGGGGTGGCATAGTCGAATGTATGTTCGATTCGAGGGGGTCGTCGGTGGAGGTGATCGCGGCGTTCGACGAGCTCTTTGAGCGGCGTTATCCGTCCAGGACGGTCGAGTCGGCGGGGCTGCTGGAGCGGATCGGCTGTTTTGCGCGGGTGCAGAATCGGGCGGTGGCCGCGCAGTTGGCCGGGATCGGTGAGTTGTTCGCCTATCGGCTCTCACGGTGTGGTGAGACCAAGGACTGGGCTATCGATACCGAGGCGGCGGTGGCCGCCGAGGTGGCTGCGCAGTTGGGGATCAGTCAGGGGTTGGCGGCCAGCCGGGTGCGGTATGCGCGGGCGCTGCGCGAGCGGTTGCCGAAGGTGGCCGAGGTGTTCGTCGCCGGGGACATCGATTTCCGGCTGGTGGCGACGCTGGTGTATCGCAGCGATCTGATCACCGACCCCGAGGTGGTGGCGGCGGTGGACGCGCAGTTGGCCGCGCAGGTGGGGCGCTGGCCGGCGCTGACCCCCGCCCGGTTGGCCGCGCGGGTGGACAGGATCGTGGCGGCTGCCGATGCCGATGCGGTGCGCCGGCGTCGGGACCGCGCGGCCGGGCGCGAGGTATGGATCGGCGAGATGGGCGAGGGATTGGCCCGCATCGAGGGCGTCATGTTCAGCCCCGATGCTGCCGCCCTGGATGCGCGCCTGGATGCGGTGGCTGCCACGGTGTGCGCCCACGATCCGCGTAGCCGCGAGCAGCGCCGCGCCGACGCGCTGGGGGCGCTGGCGGGCGGGGCCGACCGGCTGGCATGCCGGTGCGGACGGGCGGACTGCGCCGCCGGCGCCCGGCCCGCGGCCGCTCCGGTGGTGATCCATGTGATCGCCGAGCAGGAAACCCTGGCCGGTGACGGCGGCGCGGCGGGCTGCCAGCTGGGCGCTGAGGGATTGATTCCCCCGGAACTGGTCGCCGAGTTGGCCGCCACCGCGAGGCTGGCGCCGCTGGTCCACCCCGGCGACGCCCCGCCTGAACCAGGGTATGTGCCCTCGCAGGCGTTGGCCGATTTCGTGCGGTGCCGGGATTTGACCTGCCGCTGGCCGGGCTGTGACTGCCCGGCGGTGTCCTGCGACCTCGACCACACGATCCCCTACAGCCGGGGTGGCCCCACCCACGCGGGCAACCTCAAGTGTTACTGCCGCACCCATCATTTGGTGAAAACGTTTTGGGGCTGGCAGGAAAAACAGCTCGCCGACGGCACGCTGATCTTGACGTCCCCGGCCGGGCAAACCTACGTCACCACCCCGGGCAGCGCGCTGCTGTTTCCCAGCCTGTGCCACGCCGTGGGCGGCATGGCGGCCCCCGAAGCCGACCCCCCGCAGGACTTATGCGCCGAACGCGGCGCCATGATGCCCCGCCGCACCCGCACCCGCACCCAGGACCGCGCCACCCGTATCGCCACCGAACGCCGACACAACCGCCAGGCCCGGCTCGCCCGCCGAACCGCGAAAACCGGCCCCGCGCCACCTGGCGATAACGACCCACCGCCCTTCTGAAGCCGGTCGTCGTCGCTGTCAAGCAGAGGCGACACCGAAGAGACGCCACTGCCCGGGCACGCCCTTGAGTCCATGAGCGCCCCGGTCCTCGAACTCGAGTCCCGATCCGATCACGAGGTCGCGCAGCGTGCTGGACACCAGTACGTCGTTCGGCCCCGCGAGCGCGCACACCCGCGCGCCGATGTGCACGGCGATCCCACCGATGTCGTCGCCACGGACCTCGCACTCGCCGGTGTGCAACCCGGCGCGCACCTCGATGCCCAGTGCCCGCACCGCATCACGAATTGCCATGGCGCAGCGGATCGCTCGCTGCGGGCCGTCGAATGTCGCGAGAAATCCGTCGCCCGACGTGTTCACCTCACGGCCACGGAAGCGGTTGAGTTGTGACCGCACGATGGCGTCGTGGGCATCGAGCAAGGCGCGCCAGTCGCGGTCACCCATCGCTGCGGCGCGCCGCGTCGAGTCCACGATGTCGGTGAACAGCACGGTGGCGAGAACGCGGTCGTCGGCCACGTCGGGCTGCTCGCCGGTAAGGAACTTGGCGATCTCCTGGAAGGACTCGCGCCACGGTTCGACGACGTGGTAGAAGTTTCGCCCCGGAATCTCAACGAATTTCGCGCCCTCGATCTGGTCGGCGACTACCTTGCCCTTCTCGGGCGGCAGGAGGGGATCGTCGCGGTGATGCACCACCAGGGTGGGTACGCGGACGGTCGGAAGGATCGCCTGCGCGCTGGCTTCCGAGATCAGCGGCAACATCAGTTCAAACGTCCGCGGGCTCGCCGCCAGGCGCTCGTGTAGCGCCCACGCGGCCCGGATCTCCTCGTTCCACGGCATGTCCGGATTGAGCATGTGTTCCAATTCGCCGGTGCCCCATAGGACGGGAGCCACGTCGCCGAGTTCCTGCATCGAAGTCGTGCGGTCTGCCGCGTCAGCGGTGCTCTCGACCAAGACGAGGGCGGTGGTGCGGGACGGGTGCGTGGCCGCGAAGAGCGTCGCCGTCGAATTCGCGCCGGCGTACGTGACCAGGGCCGCTTCGGGGATCCCGAGGGCGTCGAGCACCGCGGTGATGCTGTCGGCCCATTGCTCCAAGGTCGGCAGTGCGCCCGGCTCGACCGGATCGGACGCCCCGGTGCCCGGCTGGTCGAAGAGGATCAGCCGACCGAGCGACGTCATCGCCTCCATCCAGCCTCGAACGCCGGGCAGCTCCGGGAAGACTTCGCAGTTGGTGAACCAGTTCGGCACGACCACGATGTCGCGCTCGCCCTCACCCGACGTGCGGTAGGCGACGCGCAGATCCCCGTTCATCGCGTAGCGCGTCTCGCAGAACACGGGGGCAGTGTTCTCGGCTCAGCCGTCGATGTGCGTCGGCGGGTCGGCGAAGGTGAAATCCGAAGGGGGGCGGCCGGGACCCATCACGTCGCAGTGCCCGTCGGGCACGAGGTAGGAACTGGCGCCGTTGGGGATCAACCGGGCGACTGCCACGCAACGTTGCCAGGTGCCGTCGGGCTGGACGGGCCCATCGCACCTGCTGAGAACCCCTCCTCCGTACTGGCAGCCGGCCCCCGCCGATGGCGCGAAGGCGATCAGCTCTGCGCCCATCAGCAGGGCGGCCACTCCTGCGACGACGCCGCGCTTCATGGTTGCCTCCCGTCACATCGCCGCTGGGGCGGTGCCGAGCGCATGTGGTGCCAACGCCGTCGACAACCCAGCCAGCAACCTTTGACGCTACCGCCTTTGTGGGATCGGTAGCGAACCTTTTGTCGTCTGCTGATTCACGTAGTCCATATCGGAAAGGCGCGAGGCAATGTCGCACAATCGCAAGATCGGGAATCTTATCGCCGGGGCGCTGCTGGCCGGCGGCATGGCGGCGGCCGGTGTGGGACTGGTCGCGGGCGCCGCAGAGGCGGAGCCCGGCTTCCTGCCGCAATTCAATCGCCCACTGCCCGTCGACAACTTCACGGTCCCGCACGACTGGTGCCCGGGGCAGCCGCTGCCGATGCCCGATGTGCGTTGGGACATGGGCGTCTGCCACCACTGGTACTGGGTCCCCGTCGGGGGCATGGGCAACGTCGGCCAATTCGTCTGGGAGGGAGACGCACCCCGGCGCCCGCTGGGCCCGCCGCCCTGCTACGGAGCCCCCATCTGCCTGCCAGGGCTATAGCGGGCATCGAAGGCGAGCGGGGTCGCCGGCCGCGCGAGCGGCGCTGGAAAAGGCCCGCTCGGTTAATACTTTGGTTACCCTAACGACACGGGTATATCGTTCGTCACATCCGGGACTCGACGGCGAAGGATATCGGGCGCACCCTGGGGGAGAATGCGTAATGTTTCCGGCGTCTTTGCAACCTGGTAAACGAAATTTTCCGGCCGCGTACTCGGCGTAGACAATGTGAGATGTGATGGACCTATTCGCGCCACCTGAGGTCACCTCGACGCTCATCCACTCCGGACCGGGAGCGGGTTCGCTGATCGAGGCCGCCGGCGCGTGGCAGCAACTGGCCGTCGAGCTGGAGAACTCCGTGGCGGGCTACGCGTCGTCCCTCTCGACGCTCATCGAGTCCTGGGATGGCCCCTCCTCCATGGCGATGCTGCAGGCCGTGCAGCCCTATCTCATCTGGCTGCGCGCCACCGCACAACAGGCCCAGCAAATGGCCACCTCGGCGGAGTCGGCGGCGACGGCATTCGCCGCCGTCCGCTCGGCGGTGGTCACTCCCGCGCAGGTGACCGCCAACCGGACGCGGCTGGCGCAACTGCTGGCCACCAACCGGTTTGGCCAGAACACGGCGGCCATCGCCGCGACCCAAGACGAATACCAGACCATGTGGGCGAACAATTCGGCGGCGATGACGCAGTATCAGGCGGCCACGAACCAGACCACGAGCCAGCTGTCCCAATTCAATTCGCCGATGGCCGTCACCGACCCGGCGGCGTCGATCAACCAAAACGCCGCGGTCTCCAATGCTTCCTTGCTCAGCACGGCCTCGAGCACGGGGAACGCCATCGACCAGCTCGGGGTCACCCCCTTCGACCCCAACGCCGGTTGGTTCAGCTATTTCAGCACCTGGGGCAACCAGTTCATCTCGTCCGGCTTCCCGATCAACATGCTCAGCTACCTGGCGCAGAACACCTCGGCCCAGGCGCTGCAGGGCGTGGGCAGCGACATCGGCCTGGGCCTCTCGGAGGGCGAGGGGGCGCTGGCGTCGTCGGTGACCAGGCTGGCAAGTGCCTTGCAAGCCGCCCCGGGGGGCGCGCCCGCGGCCGCGATGGGCGTCGGGGTTTCGCTGGGCAAGCTCACGGCGCCGCCCGCGGTGGTGGGGCTGCTTCCGGCGACGCAGACACCGGTGCAGCTGGCCTCGTCGGTGTCGCCCCTGCCGGCCGACGCCGGACTGACCGGGATGCCGCTGATGCCGATGATGGCGCCGTCGACGAACTCGGCGGGCAGCGGGTGGCGCAAGCGCAAGCAGCAGAAGTTTGAGGACCTTGAATACGGGGCGGAACTCCCGAAGAAGGTGATTCACCGACCGCCAAGCGGGGGATGAGAGCCGATGACGGTCCCTCACCACTCCGGAAGTCGAATTTCGCCGCCGGATAGGTCGATGGCGGCGCGAGCGAGTCGTTGCGCCCGCGCGGCGATTCGGGCGTGGCATGTCTGTCTGGGCGACCCGTGATCGATTTTGGGCTGCTGCCGCCCGAAATCACCTCCGCGCTGATCCATGCCGGACCCGGCGCCTGGTCGATGATCGACGCCGCCGGTGCATGGCAAGAGCTCAGCGCCGAATTGGAGGGGGCCGCAAGCAGCTACGCCTCGGAGCTGGCGGCGCTGATGGCGACTTGGCGCGGCCCCTCCGCGCTGGCCATGGCGCAGGCCTTCGAGCCCTACCTCGCCTGGTTGCGCACCACCGCGGCGCAGTGCCAGGAGATCGCCGCCTCGGTGGAAACCGTCACGGCCTCATTCGAATTGACCCACTGGACGGTGGTGCATCCCGCCGTGGTGGCGGCCAACCGGGCGCGGTTGGCCGTGTTGCTGGCCACCAATTTCTTCGGGATCAACGCTCCGGCCATCGCCGAAACCGAAGCCGAGTACAACGCCATGTGGGTGAACAACTCCACGGCGATGTACCGCTACGGCGCGACGTCGCTGAACGCCGTCCGGCTGTCCCAGTTCTCCCCGCCGCCGCAGGTTGCCAACCCCACGGCGGTCTCCACCCAGGCCACGATCGTGCCCTCGGCGAACGCGCTGACCAGCTCCTCGACCACCGGCACGGGGTCGGTTCTCGACGCGCTCGGCGCCACCCCCTTCGACCCCAACAAGGGCTGGTTCGGGTATTTCAGCACCTGGGGCAATCAGACCATCGCGGGCGGACTTCCCGTCAACCTGCTCAGCTATATCGCGCAGGTCAATGCGGCCCAGGCGCTTCAGGGTGTCAGCAGCGACATCGGCCTGGGCCTCTCGGAGGGGTCGGCCGCCCTGGCATCGGCGGAGGCCAGGCTGGTCGGCGCGATCGGCTCCGGGGGGCTGGCGCCTCGAGGCGCGTTGGGTGTCTCGGTCCTGGTGGGCAAGCTGAGCATGCCGCCCGCGACGGTGGGGATGCTGCCCGGCGCCCAGCCGCCGGTGCAGCTGGCCTCGGCGGTCTCCGCGCTCCCGCCGGGGGCGGCGCAGCCACCGGGAGTGCCGGTGGCCCCGATCCGGCCGCCGCTGGGCGGCAAGGGGGGTCGTGGCGAAGGGCGGGACTACGACGACATCGAAATCGGCGCGGAGCTGCCCGGCACCGTCATGAAGCGGCCGCCGTCAGCGGGATAGCTCGTGCCCCAGGGCCTGGCGTGGCTCCGGCGGTGGCGAACCGGGCTCGTCGTCGGCCAGCGTGAAGTAGCTTTCCTCCTCCTGCAGGAAATGCAGGCGTAGCAGGGCGTGCAGCCCATAAAGGCACGAGAGCAGGTCGTCGACCTGGTCGGCGCCGATCGCTCCGTTGCTTTGGGCCAACGCCAGGTGCGTGCCGATCCGGTCGGAGAGCCGCTGGATTTCCGCGTGGGTTCGGCTCATCGGGGCCGTCGCTTCGCTGGTGCCCAGCGGGTGGGCCAGCGCGGGATAGAGCTGGGTCTCCTCGGCGCGTTCGTGCGGGATGATCCGCTCGGTGAGCATGGTGTAGGCGTGGCGGATCCCCTCCATCGCCGGCTGGTCGGGCGCGGCGGCCAATTGGTCGGCGGCATCGCGCAACAACTCCACGGCGTCGCGCAGTTCGTCGTGTTCGGCGTCGAAACGCCGCAACATCTGTTCGGTCGTCGCGGGGAGGTCGACCTCGATGTCCGGATTGCCGCGCAGGGCGCGCAGTGCGTTGAGGATCACGGCGACGTCGATGCCCTCCTGCACCAGCGCACCGACGGCCGGAGGGAGCCACCCCACGGCGGCGACGGCCATCGCGGCCAGCGACAGGGTCATCCCGGCGACCGCGCTCTGCACGGCGATGCGCCGTGACCACCGGGCGATGTCCATCGCATCGGCGAGCCGCTCCAGCCGGTCGGTGGTCAACACGATGCCGGCGGCCTCCGAGGACGCGGTGGCGCCGCGGGCGCCCATCGCCACGCCGACGCTGGCCGCGGCCAACGCGGGTGCGTCGTTGACCCCGTCGCCGACCATCACCGTCACCGCGCGGTCCTTCTCGGCGCGCACGGCGGCCACCTTGTCCGCCGGACTCTGTTCCGCGTACACCTCGTCCAACCCCAGCACAGCACCGACCTCCCGGGCGGGCTCGGCGCGGTCTCCGGTGAGCATGACCAGCCGGTTCAGCCCCGCCTCGCGCAGCCGGCGCACGGTGCGCGGTGCGTGGCGGCGCAGCGGGTCACGCAGCAGCACCGCGCCCGTCGGCCGCTCGTCGACGCACACCCACGCGATGGCGGCGCCGTCGAGCAGGGCGCGGTTGACTACCGCGCGGGCCCATTCCGCGTTCGCGGTGTCCGACGAGAGCTTGCCGACGTGCACCCGCCGGCCGTCCAGGGTGGCGGTGACCCCCCGGCCGGGCTCCTCGACCACATCGGCGGGCAACGACAGCTGCAGGCCGCGGGCCCGCGCCGCGGTGACGATCGCCTCGGCCAGCACGTGCGGAGACATCTGATCCACCGAGGCCGCCACCCGCAGGATCTCGATGGCGTCGCGGCCGGGCGCGGCGGCGACGTCGATGACGACCGGGCGCCCCATGGTCAGGGTGCCGGTCTTGTCCATCACCAAAGTGGTTGCGTGGCCGAGGTTTTCCAATGCACCGCCGCCGCGGATCACCACGCCGCGACGCGACGCCCGGGACAGCCCGGACACGATGGCGACCGGCGCGGCCAGCAACAGTGGGCACGGGGTCGCCACCACCAGCACCGCCACCGCCCGCACCGGCGAACCGCTGGCCAGCCATGCCGCGCCGGCCACCAACAGCGTCAACGGCAGGAACCACGCCGCGTACCGGTCGGCCAGCCGCACGACCGGCGCGTTCTCCGCTCCGGCCTCCGCGGCCAGGCGGACGATCTGCGCGTAGGTGCTGTCCGCGGCGGTCGCGGTGGCCTGCATCTCGAAGGCGCTGCCCGCGTTGACCACCCCGCTACGCAGCGGTTCGCCGGCGGTGCGCTCCACCTGCAGGGGTTCGCCGGTCAGCACCGACTCGTCGAGCACCGCGACCGGGCTGGCCATGCGCCCGTCGACGGGCACCACTTCGCCCGGGCCGACCACCAGCAAGTCGTCGACCGCCACGTCCGCCAGCGCGATGACGTCCACCGCCGACCCGACGCGGCGGCGGGCGAACCGCGGCGCGTGCTCCAGCAGCGCCCGCAGGTCGTGGGACGCGCGGCGTTCGGCCGCCGCCTCCAGGGCCCGCCCGCCGGCCAGCATCACCGCGATCAGCGCGCCCGCGAGATACTCGCCCACCAGCAGCGTGCCGACCAGCGACAACACCGCGATGAGATCAACCCCGAACCGGCCCCGGCGCAGCGCGGCGAGCACCCACACCACCGCGGGGACCACCGCCGTTACCGTGCCCGCGATCCAGCAGCCGTCGGCGACCCGCGGCGCACCGGCCAACCAGGCGATCCCGCCGGCGGTGAGGGCGACGGCGGTCAGCGCGGCAAGGACCGGTTCAACCCGCCGCGCGGACCACCTCCACCGCTCGAGCGCGGGCGCATCCATGCTTGCCAGCCTTCCCTGGCGTCCCCGCGACGGCTAGGGCCGGATGGACGCGGATTGAGGACTCAGGTCACTAGTACGGGGTGAGGTGTCCCCGCCAGCATGGTGACGTGAGCGACAGCAATTGCGCCGGTTCCCTGCCGATCTCCACCATCACCGGTGACCCCGTGGCCCGCGTTCCCGCCGACGCCACGATCGCCGACGTGGCCAGGGCCATGGTGACCTGCGACGTGGGCGCGATCGCGGTCGGCGACGACGCGCTGCCCACCGCGCTGGTCAGTGAGCGCGACATCGTGCGGGCGGTGGCGGCCGGGCGAAATCCCGCGACGGCCCCGGTGTCCGCCGTGGCCAGCACCAAGCTGGTGTGGTGTGACGCCGACGCCACGGTCGACCAGGTCGGCGCCCGGATGATGGACCGCTACATCCGCCACGTACTGGTGGAGCGCGACGGCGCGCTGCTCGGCATCGTCTCGGCCCGCGACCTGCTGGGCGTGTACGCGGATTCCGATTCTTGAGGTCGCGAGCGGTGGCCGCGGTGGTCGG contains:
- a CDS encoding PPE family protein — translated: MDLFAPPEVTSTLIHSGPGAGSLIEAAGAWQQLAVELENSVAGYASSLSTLIESWDGPSSMAMLQAVQPYLIWLRATAQQAQQMATSAESAATAFAAVRSAVVTPAQVTANRTRLAQLLATNRFGQNTAAIAATQDEYQTMWANNSAAMTQYQAATNQTTSQLSQFNSPMAVTDPAASINQNAAVSNASLLSTASSTGNAIDQLGVTPFDPNAGWFSYFSTWGNQFISSGFPINMLSYLAQNTSAQALQGVGSDIGLGLSEGEGALASSVTRLASALQAAPGGAPAAAMGVGVSLGKLTAPPAVVGLLPATQTPVQLASSVSPLPADAGLTGMPLMPMMAPSTNSAGSGWRKRKQQKFEDLEYGAELPKKVIHRPPSGG
- a CDS encoding PPE family protein; translated protein: MDFGLLPPEITSALIHAGPGAWSMIDAAGAWQELSAELEGAASSYASELAALMATWRGPSALAMAQAFEPYLAWLRTTAAQCQEIAASVETVTASFELTHWTVVHPAVVAANRARLAVLLATNFFGINAPAIAETEAEYNAMWVNNSTAMYRYGATSLNAVRLSQFSPPPQVANPTAVSTQATIVPSANALTSSSTTGTGSVLDALGATPFDPNKGWFGYFSTWGNQTIAGGLPVNLLSYIAQVNAAQALQGVSSDIGLGLSEGSAALASAEARLVGAIGSGGLAPRGALGVSVLVGKLSMPPATVGMLPGAQPPVQLASAVSALPPGAAQPPGVPVAPIRPPLGGKGGRGEGRDYDDIEIGAELPGTVMKRPPSAG
- a CDS encoding heavy metal translocating P-type ATPase: MDAPALERWRWSARRVEPVLAALTAVALTAGGIAWLAGAPRVADGCWIAGTVTAVVPAVVWVLAALRRGRFGVDLIAVLSLVGTLLVGEYLAGALIAVMLAGGRALEAAAERRASHDLRALLEHAPRFARRRVGSAVDVIALADVAVDDLLVVGPGEVVPVDGRMASPVAVLDESVLTGEPLQVERTAGEPLRSGVVNAGSAFEMQATATAADSTYAQIVRLAAEAGAENAPVVRLADRYAAWFLPLTLLVAGAAWLASGSPVRAVAVLVVATPCPLLLAAPVAIVSGLSRASRRGVVIRGGGALENLGHATTLVMDKTGTLTMGRPVVIDVAAAPGRDAIEILRVAASVDQMSPHVLAEAIVTAARARGLQLSLPADVVEEPGRGVTATLDGRRVHVGKLSSDTANAEWARAVVNRALLDGAAIAWVCVDERPTGAVLLRDPLRRHAPRTVRRLREAGLNRLVMLTGDRAEPAREVGAVLGLDEVYAEQSPADKVAAVRAEKDRAVTVMVGDGVNDAPALAAASVGVAMGARGATASSEAAGIVLTTDRLERLADAMDIARWSRRIAVQSAVAGMTLSLAAMAVAAVGWLPPAVGALVQEGIDVAVILNALRALRGNPDIEVDLPATTEQMLRRFDAEHDELRDAVELLRDAADQLAAAPDQPAMEGIRHAYTMLTERIIPHERAEETQLYPALAHPLGTSEATAPMSRTHAEIQRLSDRIGTHLALAQSNGAIGADQVDDLLSCLYGLHALLRLHFLQEEESYFTLADDEPGSPPPEPRQALGHELSR
- a CDS encoding CBS domain-containing protein; the protein is MSDSNCAGSLPISTITGDPVARVPADATIADVARAMVTCDVGAIAVGDDALPTALVSERDIVRAVAAGRNPATAPVSAVASTKLVWCDADATVDQVGARMMDRYIRHVLVERDGALLGIVSARDLLGVYADSDS